Proteins encoded together in one Epinephelus moara isolate mb chromosome 2, YSFRI_EMoa_1.0, whole genome shotgun sequence window:
- the LOC126399185 gene encoding sodium- and chloride-dependent GABA transporter 2-like isoform X2: MMNKKCARKHKQAKVEERGHWASKVEFLLAVAGNIVGLGNVWRFPYLCYKNGGGAFLVPYLVFVVTCGVPLFLLETTIGQYTQQGAITMWRKLCPLAEGIGYGGQLILFYSCMTYIIILSWALLYLVFSFSSQLPWASCNNYWNTDDCIDLSTQNKTSEWTNQTNTTSAATEFWERRVLAISGGIEEIGSFRWEVLLCLIAMWITCYFCVWKGVRSTGKVVYFTATFPYVMLVILLIRGLTLPGALQGVVFYLLPEPSRLADPQVWMEAGSQIFFSYSVGVGTLVVLGSYNTYNNNCYNGTSVVAGFAVFSVLGFMAHQQGVPIADVAESGPGLAFIAYPQAVAMMPLPQLWSICFFVMIILLGLDTQFVTMEVVVTSFMDMFPTVMRRAGRRERFLLLFCLMCFFSQLVMITEGGMYVFQLWDHYACNGACILFLCVFETLALGWIFGVERLYGIIKNMTGEHANPFFKICWLCLTPLVSLGSFICSLVEYQPLTFNRWYVYPTWAYVLGWVLALSSILLVPGCALYKLGTGTGSLSQRFHHLCRPDPAYSLTEKRETELQHIKEEDL, translated from the exons ATGATGAATAAAAAATGTGCAAGAAAACACAAGCAAGCgaaggtggaggagagaggacacTGGGCCAGTAAGGTGGAGTTTCTCCTGGCTGTGGCTGGAAATATTGTCGGACTGGGCAACGTGTGGAGGTTTCCTTACCTCTGCTACAAAAATGGAGGGG GAGCATTCCTGGTGCCATATCTGGTATTTGTGGTGACCTGTGGCGTACCCCTGTTCCTGCTGGAGACGACTATAGGCCAGTACACCCAGCAGGGCGCCATCACCATGTGGAGGAAGCTATGCCCACTGGCAGAAG GTATTGGCTATGGTGGACAACTGATCCTTTTCTACAGCTGTATGACCTACATCATCATTCTGTCCTGGGCTTTGCTCTACCTGGTGTTCTCCTTCAGCTCACAGCTGCCCTGGGCCAGCTGCAACAACTACTGGAACACAG ATGACTGCATAGACTtgtcaacacaaaataaaacctctgaaTGGACCAACCAGACAAACACCACCTCTGCTGCCACAGAGTTCTGGGA ACGACGAGTGCTGGCTATCTCAGGGGGGATTGAGGAGATAGGCAGCTTCAGGTGGGAGGTGCTGTTGTGCCTAATCGCAATGTGGATCACCTGCTACTTTTGTGTCTGGAAAGGGGTCCGGTCTACAGGAAAG GTGGTGTATTTCACTGCTACATTTCCCTATGTGAtgttggtaattcttttgattCGTGGCCTCACTCTTCCTGGAGCTCTACAAGGAGTAGTGTTTTATCTTCTGCCTGAACCCTCACGACTCGCAGACCCTCAG GTTTGGATGGAGGCTGGTTCTCAGATCTTCTTCTCATACAGTGTGGGTGTGGGAACCTTAGTTGTGCTGGGCAGCTACAACACCTACAACAACAACTGCTATAA TGGTACCAGTGTGGTAGCTGGGTTTGCAGTCTTCTCTGTGCTGGGATTCATGGCTCACCAGCAGGGTGTTCCCATTGCAGACGTGGCCGAGTCAG GTCCAGGTTTGGCGTTCATTGCATACCCTCAGGCTGTAGCCATGATGCCCCTTCCCCAGCTTTGGTCCATCTGTTTCTTTGTCATGATCATTCTCCTGGGTCTGGACACACAA TTTGTTACCATGGAGGTTGTGGTGACATCTTTCATGGATATGTTTCCCACGGTGATGCGCAGGGCAGGCCGACGGGAacgtttcctcctcctcttctgcctcATGTGCTTCTTCTCTCAGCTTGTCATGATCACCGAG GGAGGGATGTATGTGTTTCAGTTATGGGACCACTACGCTTGTAACGGAGCCTGcatcctctttctctgtgtgtttgaaacTCTGGCACTGGGATGGATATTTG GGGTGGAGCGGCTGTATGGCATCATTAAGAACATGACAGGTGAACACGCCAACCCATTCTTTAAAATCTGCTGGCTTTGCCTCACACCGCTGGTCTCACTG GGCTCTTTTATATGCTCTTTAGTTGAGTACCAGCCTCTGACCTTTAATCGCTGGTACGTTTACCCAACCTGGGCATACGTGTTGGGCTGGGTACTGGCCCTCTCCTCCATCCTGCTTGTGCCGGGATGTGCGCTGTATAAACTGGGAACTGGGACTGGTAGCCTCAGTCAG
- the LOC126399185 gene encoding sodium- and chloride-dependent GABA transporter 2-like isoform X1, producing the protein MMNKKCARKHKQAKVEERGHWASKVEFLLAVAGNIVGLGNVWRFPYLCYKNGGGAFLVPYLVFVVTCGVPLFLLETTIGQYTQQGAITMWRKLCPLAEGIGYGGQLILFYSCMTYIIILSWALLYLVFSFSSQLPWASCNNYWNTDDCIDLSTQNKTSEWTNQTNTTSAATEFWERRVLAISGGIEEIGSFRWEVLLCLIAMWITCYFCVWKGVRSTGKVVYFTATFPYVMLVILLIRGLTLPGALQGVVFYLLPEPSRLADPQVWMEAGSQIFFSYSVGVGTLVVLGSYNTYNNNCYKDCLWLCLLNSGTSVVAGFAVFSVLGFMAHQQGVPIADVAESGPGLAFIAYPQAVAMMPLPQLWSICFFVMIILLGLDTQFVTMEVVVTSFMDMFPTVMRRAGRRERFLLLFCLMCFFSQLVMITEGGMYVFQLWDHYACNGACILFLCVFETLALGWIFGVERLYGIIKNMTGEHANPFFKICWLCLTPLVSLGSFICSLVEYQPLTFNRWYVYPTWAYVLGWVLALSSILLVPGCALYKLGTGTGSLSQRFHHLCRPDPAYSLTEKRETELQHIKEEDL; encoded by the exons ATGATGAATAAAAAATGTGCAAGAAAACACAAGCAAGCgaaggtggaggagagaggacacTGGGCCAGTAAGGTGGAGTTTCTCCTGGCTGTGGCTGGAAATATTGTCGGACTGGGCAACGTGTGGAGGTTTCCTTACCTCTGCTACAAAAATGGAGGGG GAGCATTCCTGGTGCCATATCTGGTATTTGTGGTGACCTGTGGCGTACCCCTGTTCCTGCTGGAGACGACTATAGGCCAGTACACCCAGCAGGGCGCCATCACCATGTGGAGGAAGCTATGCCCACTGGCAGAAG GTATTGGCTATGGTGGACAACTGATCCTTTTCTACAGCTGTATGACCTACATCATCATTCTGTCCTGGGCTTTGCTCTACCTGGTGTTCTCCTTCAGCTCACAGCTGCCCTGGGCCAGCTGCAACAACTACTGGAACACAG ATGACTGCATAGACTtgtcaacacaaaataaaacctctgaaTGGACCAACCAGACAAACACCACCTCTGCTGCCACAGAGTTCTGGGA ACGACGAGTGCTGGCTATCTCAGGGGGGATTGAGGAGATAGGCAGCTTCAGGTGGGAGGTGCTGTTGTGCCTAATCGCAATGTGGATCACCTGCTACTTTTGTGTCTGGAAAGGGGTCCGGTCTACAGGAAAG GTGGTGTATTTCACTGCTACATTTCCCTATGTGAtgttggtaattcttttgattCGTGGCCTCACTCTTCCTGGAGCTCTACAAGGAGTAGTGTTTTATCTTCTGCCTGAACCCTCACGACTCGCAGACCCTCAG GTTTGGATGGAGGCTGGTTCTCAGATCTTCTTCTCATACAGTGTGGGTGTGGGAACCTTAGTTGTGCTGGGCAGCTACAACACCTACAACAACAACTGCTATAA agaCTGTCTGTGGCTGTGTTTACTGAACAGTGGTACCAGTGTGGTAGCTGGGTTTGCAGTCTTCTCTGTGCTGGGATTCATGGCTCACCAGCAGGGTGTTCCCATTGCAGACGTGGCCGAGTCAG GTCCAGGTTTGGCGTTCATTGCATACCCTCAGGCTGTAGCCATGATGCCCCTTCCCCAGCTTTGGTCCATCTGTTTCTTTGTCATGATCATTCTCCTGGGTCTGGACACACAA TTTGTTACCATGGAGGTTGTGGTGACATCTTTCATGGATATGTTTCCCACGGTGATGCGCAGGGCAGGCCGACGGGAacgtttcctcctcctcttctgcctcATGTGCTTCTTCTCTCAGCTTGTCATGATCACCGAG GGAGGGATGTATGTGTTTCAGTTATGGGACCACTACGCTTGTAACGGAGCCTGcatcctctttctctgtgtgtttgaaacTCTGGCACTGGGATGGATATTTG GGGTGGAGCGGCTGTATGGCATCATTAAGAACATGACAGGTGAACACGCCAACCCATTCTTTAAAATCTGCTGGCTTTGCCTCACACCGCTGGTCTCACTG GGCTCTTTTATATGCTCTTTAGTTGAGTACCAGCCTCTGACCTTTAATCGCTGGTACGTTTACCCAACCTGGGCATACGTGTTGGGCTGGGTACTGGCCCTCTCCTCCATCCTGCTTGTGCCGGGATGTGCGCTGTATAAACTGGGAACTGGGACTGGTAGCCTCAGTCAG